A DNA window from Loxodonta africana isolate mLoxAfr1 chromosome 7, mLoxAfr1.hap2, whole genome shotgun sequence contains the following coding sequences:
- the MDK gene encoding midkine produces the protein MQHRAFLLFALLALLALTSAVAKNKDKVKKGGPGNECAEWTWGPCTPSSKDCGVGFREGTCGAQTQRIRCRVPCNWKKEFGADCKYKFESWGACDGGTGTKARQGTLKKARYNAQCQETILVMKPCTPKTKAKAKAKKGKGKD, from the exons ATGCAGCACCGAGCTTTCCTCCTCTTCGCTCTCCTCGCCCTACTGGCGCTCACTTCCGCGGTGGCCAAAAACAAAG ACAAGGTGAAGAAGGGAGGACCGGGGAACGAGTGCGCTGagtggacctggggtccctgcaccccTAGCAGCAAGGACTGCGGCGTGGGTTTCCGCGAGGGCACCTGCGGGGCCCAGACTCAGCGCATCCGGTGCAGAGTGCCCTGCAACTGGAAGAAGGAGTTCGGAG CCGACTGCAAGTACAAGTTTGAGAGCTGGGGTGCATGTGATGGGGGCACAGGCACCAAAGCCCGCCAAGGCACCCTGAAGAAGGCGCGGTATAATGCCCAGTGCCAGGAGACCATCCTTGTGATGAAGCCCTGCACCCCCAAGACCAAAGCCAAGGCCAAAG CcaaaaaagggaaaggaaaggacTAG
- the DGKZ gene encoding diacylglycerol kinase zeta isoform X8, whose translation MKSVSRRKCAACKIVVHTPCIEQLEKINFRCKPSFRESGSRNVREPTFVRHHWVHRRRQDGKCRHCGKGFQQKFTFHSKEIVAISCSWCKQAYHSKVSCFMLQQIEEPCSLGVHAAVVIPPTWILRARRPQNTLKASKKKKRASFKRKSSKKGPEEGRWRPFIIRPTPSPLMKPLLVFVNPKSGGNQGAKIIQSFLWYLNPRQVFDLSQGGPKEALEMYRKVHNLRILACGGDGTVGWILSTLDQLRLKPPPPVAILPLGTGNDLARTLNWGGGYTDEPVSKILSHVEEGNVVKLDRWDLQAEPNPEAGPEERDEGATDRLPLDVFNNYFSLGFDAHVTLEFHESREANPEKFNSRFRNKMFYAGTAFSDFLTGSSKDLAKHIRVVCDGTDLTPKIQELKPQCIVFLNIPRYCAGTMPWGHPGEHHDFEPQRHDDGYLEVIGFTMTSLAALQVGGHGERLTQCREVVLTTFKAIPVQVDGEPCKLAASRIRITLRNQATMVQKAKRRSTAPLHSDQQPVPEQLRIQVSRVSMHDYEALHYDKEQLKEASVPLGTVVVPGDSDLELCRAHIERLQQEPDSAGARSPTCQKLSPKWCFLDATTASRFYRIDRAQEHLNYVTEIAQDEIYILDPELLGASARPDLPTPTSPLPTSPCSPTPRLLQGDATPPKGEELIEAAKRNDFCKLQELHRAGGDLTHRDERSRTLLHHAVSTGSKEVVRYLLDHAPTEILDAVEENGETCLHQAAALGQRTICHYIVEAGASLMKTDQQGDTPRQRAEKAQDTELAAYLENRQHYQMIQREDQETAV comes from the exons ATAAATTTCCGCTGTAAGCCATCCTTCCGGGAATCAGGCTCCAGGAACGTCCGTGAG CCCACCTTTGTGCGTCACCACTGGGTACATCGGCGGCGCCAGGATGGCAAGTGTCGACACTGCGGGAAG GGCTTCCAGCAGAAGTTCACGTTCCACAGTAAGGAGATTGTGGCCATCAGTTGTTCCTGGTGCAAGCAAGCA TACCACAGCAAGGTGTCCTGCTTCATGCTGCAGCAGATAGAGGAGCCCTGCTCCCTGGGCGTCCATGCCGCTGTGGTCATCCCGCCCACCTGGATCCTCCGAGCCCGCAGGCCCCAG AATACCCTCAAGGCGagcaagaagaaaaagagagcatCCTTCAAGAGGAAATCGAGCAAGAAAGGACCTGAG GAGGGCCGTTGGAGACCTTTCATCATCAGGCCCACCCCATCCCCGCTCATGAAGCCCCTGCTGGTGTTTGTGAACCCCAAGAGTGGGGGCAACCAG GGCGCTAAGATCATCCAGTCCTTTCTCTGGTATCTCAATCCCCGGCAAGTCTTTGACCTGAGCCAGGGAGGGCCCAAAGAGGC GCTGGAGATGTACCGCAAAGTGCACAACCTGCGGATCCTGGCCTGTGGGGGCGACGGCACG GTCGGCTGGATTCTTTCCACCCTGGACCAGCTGCGCTTGAAACCACCACCCCCTGTTGCCAtcctacctctgggtacaggcaacGACTTGGCCCGTACCCTCAACTGGGGAGGG GGCTACACAGATGAGCCTGTATCCAAGATCCTCTCCCACGTAGAAGAGGGAAATGTGGTAAAGCTTGACCGCTGGGACCTCCAAGCTGAGCCCAACCCTGAGGCGGGGCCTGAGGAGCGTGACGAGGGTGCCACCGACCGG TTGCCCCTGGATGTCTTCAACAACTACTTCAGCCTGGGCTTTGATGCCCACGTCACCCTGGAGTTTCACGAGTCGCGAG AGGCCAACCCGGAGAAGTTCAACAGCCGCTTCCGGAACAAGATGTTCTATGCTGGG ACAGCCTTCTCCGACTTCCTGACGGGCAGCTCCAAGGACTTGGCCAAGCACATCCGAGTGGTG TGTGATGGAACTGACCTGACCCCCAAGATTCAGGAGCTGAAACCCCAGTGCATTGTTTTCCTCAACATCCCCAG GTACTGTGCGGGCACCATGCCCTGGGGCCACCCCGGGGAGCACCACGACTTTGAGCCCCAGCGGCATGATGACGGCTACCTCGAGGTCATTGGCTTCACCATGACGTCCCTG GCAGCGCTGCAGGTAGGGGGGCATGGCGAGCGGCTGACGCAGTGCCGCGAGGTGGTGCTCACCACGTTCAAGGCCATCCCGGTGCAGGTGGATGGCGAGCCCTGCAAGCTCGCTGCCTCACGCATTCGGATCACCCTGCGCAACCAGGCCACCATGGTGCAAAAGGCCAAGCGGCGGAGCACTGCCCCCCTACATAGCGA CCAGCAGCCGGTGCCCGAGCAGCTACGGATCCAGGTGAGCAGAGTCAGCATGCATGACTACGAAGCCTTGCATTATGACAAGGAGCAGCTCAAGGAGGCTT CCGTGCCCCTGGGCACTGTGGTGGTCCCAGGAGATAGCGACCTCGAGCTCTGCCGCGCCCACATCGAGAGGCTCCAGCAG GAGCCTGATAGTGCTGGAGCAAGGTCCCCAACATGCCAGAAACTGTCCCCCAAGTGGTGCTTCCTGGATG CAACCACTGCCAGCCGTTTCTACAGGATCGACCGGGCCCAG GAACACCTCAACTATGTGACAGAGATCGCACAGGACGAGATTTATATCCTGGACCCTGAGCTGCTGGGGGCATCGGCTCGGCCTGAcctgcccacccccacctcccctctccccacctccccgTGCTCACCAACGCCCCG GTTGCTCCAAGGGGATGCCACACCCCCTAAAG GGGAAGAGCTGATTGAGGCTGCCAAGAGGAACGACTTCTGTAAG CTCCAGGAGCTGCACCGAGCCGGAGGTGACCTCACACACCGGGACGAGCGGAGCCGCACGCTCCTGCACCACGCTGTCAGCACTGGGAGCAAGGAGGTGGTCCGATACCTGCTGGACCATG CCCCCACAGAGATCCTAGATGCTGTGGAGGAAAA CGGGGAGACCTGTCTACACCAGGCTGCAGCCCTGGGTCAGCGCACCATCTGCCACTACATCGTGGAGGCCGGGGCCTCGCTCATGAAGACGGACCAGCAG GGTGACACTCCCCGGCAGCGGGCCGAGAAGGCTCAGGACACAGAGCTGGCAGCCTACCTGGAGAACCGGCAGCACTACCAGATGATCCAGAGGGAGGACCAGGAGACGGCTGTGTAG
- the DGKZ gene encoding diacylglycerol kinase zeta isoform X7: MLQKSVSRRKCAACKIVVHTPCIEQLEKINFRCKPSFRESGSRNVREPTFVRHHWVHRRRQDGKCRHCGKGFQQKFTFHSKEIVAISCSWCKQAYHSKVSCFMLQQIEEPCSLGVHAAVVIPPTWILRARRPQNTLKASKKKKRASFKRKSSKKGPEEGRWRPFIIRPTPSPLMKPLLVFVNPKSGGNQGAKIIQSFLWYLNPRQVFDLSQGGPKEALEMYRKVHNLRILACGGDGTVGWILSTLDQLRLKPPPPVAILPLGTGNDLARTLNWGGGYTDEPVSKILSHVEEGNVVKLDRWDLQAEPNPEAGPEERDEGATDRLPLDVFNNYFSLGFDAHVTLEFHESREANPEKFNSRFRNKMFYAGTAFSDFLTGSSKDLAKHIRVVCDGTDLTPKIQELKPQCIVFLNIPRYCAGTMPWGHPGEHHDFEPQRHDDGYLEVIGFTMTSLAALQVGGHGERLTQCREVVLTTFKAIPVQVDGEPCKLAASRIRITLRNQATMVQKAKRRSTAPLHSDQQPVPEQLRIQVSRVSMHDYEALHYDKEQLKEASVPLGTVVVPGDSDLELCRAHIERLQQEPDSAGARSPTCQKLSPKWCFLDATTASRFYRIDRAQEHLNYVTEIAQDEIYILDPELLGASARPDLPTPTSPLPTSPCSPTPRLLQGDATPPKGEELIEAAKRNDFCKLQELHRAGGDLTHRDERSRTLLHHAVSTGSKEVVRYLLDHAPTEILDAVEENGETCLHQAAALGQRTICHYIVEAGASLMKTDQQGDTPRQRAEKAQDTELAAYLENRQHYQMIQREDQETAV; this comes from the exons ATAAATTTCCGCTGTAAGCCATCCTTCCGGGAATCAGGCTCCAGGAACGTCCGTGAG CCCACCTTTGTGCGTCACCACTGGGTACATCGGCGGCGCCAGGATGGCAAGTGTCGACACTGCGGGAAG GGCTTCCAGCAGAAGTTCACGTTCCACAGTAAGGAGATTGTGGCCATCAGTTGTTCCTGGTGCAAGCAAGCA TACCACAGCAAGGTGTCCTGCTTCATGCTGCAGCAGATAGAGGAGCCCTGCTCCCTGGGCGTCCATGCCGCTGTGGTCATCCCGCCCACCTGGATCCTCCGAGCCCGCAGGCCCCAG AATACCCTCAAGGCGagcaagaagaaaaagagagcatCCTTCAAGAGGAAATCGAGCAAGAAAGGACCTGAG GAGGGCCGTTGGAGACCTTTCATCATCAGGCCCACCCCATCCCCGCTCATGAAGCCCCTGCTGGTGTTTGTGAACCCCAAGAGTGGGGGCAACCAG GGCGCTAAGATCATCCAGTCCTTTCTCTGGTATCTCAATCCCCGGCAAGTCTTTGACCTGAGCCAGGGAGGGCCCAAAGAGGC GCTGGAGATGTACCGCAAAGTGCACAACCTGCGGATCCTGGCCTGTGGGGGCGACGGCACG GTCGGCTGGATTCTTTCCACCCTGGACCAGCTGCGCTTGAAACCACCACCCCCTGTTGCCAtcctacctctgggtacaggcaacGACTTGGCCCGTACCCTCAACTGGGGAGGG GGCTACACAGATGAGCCTGTATCCAAGATCCTCTCCCACGTAGAAGAGGGAAATGTGGTAAAGCTTGACCGCTGGGACCTCCAAGCTGAGCCCAACCCTGAGGCGGGGCCTGAGGAGCGTGACGAGGGTGCCACCGACCGG TTGCCCCTGGATGTCTTCAACAACTACTTCAGCCTGGGCTTTGATGCCCACGTCACCCTGGAGTTTCACGAGTCGCGAG AGGCCAACCCGGAGAAGTTCAACAGCCGCTTCCGGAACAAGATGTTCTATGCTGGG ACAGCCTTCTCCGACTTCCTGACGGGCAGCTCCAAGGACTTGGCCAAGCACATCCGAGTGGTG TGTGATGGAACTGACCTGACCCCCAAGATTCAGGAGCTGAAACCCCAGTGCATTGTTTTCCTCAACATCCCCAG GTACTGTGCGGGCACCATGCCCTGGGGCCACCCCGGGGAGCACCACGACTTTGAGCCCCAGCGGCATGATGACGGCTACCTCGAGGTCATTGGCTTCACCATGACGTCCCTG GCAGCGCTGCAGGTAGGGGGGCATGGCGAGCGGCTGACGCAGTGCCGCGAGGTGGTGCTCACCACGTTCAAGGCCATCCCGGTGCAGGTGGATGGCGAGCCCTGCAAGCTCGCTGCCTCACGCATTCGGATCACCCTGCGCAACCAGGCCACCATGGTGCAAAAGGCCAAGCGGCGGAGCACTGCCCCCCTACATAGCGA CCAGCAGCCGGTGCCCGAGCAGCTACGGATCCAGGTGAGCAGAGTCAGCATGCATGACTACGAAGCCTTGCATTATGACAAGGAGCAGCTCAAGGAGGCTT CCGTGCCCCTGGGCACTGTGGTGGTCCCAGGAGATAGCGACCTCGAGCTCTGCCGCGCCCACATCGAGAGGCTCCAGCAG GAGCCTGATAGTGCTGGAGCAAGGTCCCCAACATGCCAGAAACTGTCCCCCAAGTGGTGCTTCCTGGATG CAACCACTGCCAGCCGTTTCTACAGGATCGACCGGGCCCAG GAACACCTCAACTATGTGACAGAGATCGCACAGGACGAGATTTATATCCTGGACCCTGAGCTGCTGGGGGCATCGGCTCGGCCTGAcctgcccacccccacctcccctctccccacctccccgTGCTCACCAACGCCCCG GTTGCTCCAAGGGGATGCCACACCCCCTAAAG GGGAAGAGCTGATTGAGGCTGCCAAGAGGAACGACTTCTGTAAG CTCCAGGAGCTGCACCGAGCCGGAGGTGACCTCACACACCGGGACGAGCGGAGCCGCACGCTCCTGCACCACGCTGTCAGCACTGGGAGCAAGGAGGTGGTCCGATACCTGCTGGACCATG CCCCCACAGAGATCCTAGATGCTGTGGAGGAAAA CGGGGAGACCTGTCTACACCAGGCTGCAGCCCTGGGTCAGCGCACCATCTGCCACTACATCGTGGAGGCCGGGGCCTCGCTCATGAAGACGGACCAGCAG GGTGACACTCCCCGGCAGCGGGCCGAGAAGGCTCAGGACACAGAGCTGGCAGCCTACCTGGAGAACCGGCAGCACTACCAGATGATCCAGAGGGAGGACCAGGAGACGGCTGTGTAG
- the DGKZ gene encoding diacylglycerol kinase zeta isoform X9, with protein MLQQIEEPCSLGVHAAVVIPPTWILRARRPQNTLKASKKKKRASFKRKSSKKGPEEGRWRPFIIRPTPSPLMKPLLVFVNPKSGGNQGAKIIQSFLWYLNPRQVFDLSQGGPKEALEMYRKVHNLRILACGGDGTVGWILSTLDQLRLKPPPPVAILPLGTGNDLARTLNWGGGYTDEPVSKILSHVEEGNVVKLDRWDLQAEPNPEAGPEERDEGATDRLPLDVFNNYFSLGFDAHVTLEFHESREANPEKFNSRFRNKMFYAGTAFSDFLTGSSKDLAKHIRVVCDGTDLTPKIQELKPQCIVFLNIPRYCAGTMPWGHPGEHHDFEPQRHDDGYLEVIGFTMTSLAALQVGGHGERLTQCREVVLTTFKAIPVQVDGEPCKLAASRIRITLRNQATMVQKAKRRSTAPLHSDQQPVPEQLRIQVSRVSMHDYEALHYDKEQLKEASVPLGTVVVPGDSDLELCRAHIERLQQEPDSAGARSPTCQKLSPKWCFLDATTASRFYRIDRAQEHLNYVTEIAQDEIYILDPELLGASARPDLPTPTSPLPTSPCSPTPRLLQGDATPPKGEELIEAAKRNDFCKLQELHRAGGDLTHRDERSRTLLHHAVSTGSKEVVRYLLDHAPTEILDAVEENGETCLHQAAALGQRTICHYIVEAGASLMKTDQQGDTPRQRAEKAQDTELAAYLENRQHYQMIQREDQETAV; from the exons ATGCTGCAGCAGATAGAGGAGCCCTGCTCCCTGGGCGTCCATGCCGCTGTGGTCATCCCGCCCACCTGGATCCTCCGAGCCCGCAGGCCCCAG AATACCCTCAAGGCGagcaagaagaaaaagagagcatCCTTCAAGAGGAAATCGAGCAAGAAAGGACCTGAG GAGGGCCGTTGGAGACCTTTCATCATCAGGCCCACCCCATCCCCGCTCATGAAGCCCCTGCTGGTGTTTGTGAACCCCAAGAGTGGGGGCAACCAG GGCGCTAAGATCATCCAGTCCTTTCTCTGGTATCTCAATCCCCGGCAAGTCTTTGACCTGAGCCAGGGAGGGCCCAAAGAGGC GCTGGAGATGTACCGCAAAGTGCACAACCTGCGGATCCTGGCCTGTGGGGGCGACGGCACG GTCGGCTGGATTCTTTCCACCCTGGACCAGCTGCGCTTGAAACCACCACCCCCTGTTGCCAtcctacctctgggtacaggcaacGACTTGGCCCGTACCCTCAACTGGGGAGGG GGCTACACAGATGAGCCTGTATCCAAGATCCTCTCCCACGTAGAAGAGGGAAATGTGGTAAAGCTTGACCGCTGGGACCTCCAAGCTGAGCCCAACCCTGAGGCGGGGCCTGAGGAGCGTGACGAGGGTGCCACCGACCGG TTGCCCCTGGATGTCTTCAACAACTACTTCAGCCTGGGCTTTGATGCCCACGTCACCCTGGAGTTTCACGAGTCGCGAG AGGCCAACCCGGAGAAGTTCAACAGCCGCTTCCGGAACAAGATGTTCTATGCTGGG ACAGCCTTCTCCGACTTCCTGACGGGCAGCTCCAAGGACTTGGCCAAGCACATCCGAGTGGTG TGTGATGGAACTGACCTGACCCCCAAGATTCAGGAGCTGAAACCCCAGTGCATTGTTTTCCTCAACATCCCCAG GTACTGTGCGGGCACCATGCCCTGGGGCCACCCCGGGGAGCACCACGACTTTGAGCCCCAGCGGCATGATGACGGCTACCTCGAGGTCATTGGCTTCACCATGACGTCCCTG GCAGCGCTGCAGGTAGGGGGGCATGGCGAGCGGCTGACGCAGTGCCGCGAGGTGGTGCTCACCACGTTCAAGGCCATCCCGGTGCAGGTGGATGGCGAGCCCTGCAAGCTCGCTGCCTCACGCATTCGGATCACCCTGCGCAACCAGGCCACCATGGTGCAAAAGGCCAAGCGGCGGAGCACTGCCCCCCTACATAGCGA CCAGCAGCCGGTGCCCGAGCAGCTACGGATCCAGGTGAGCAGAGTCAGCATGCATGACTACGAAGCCTTGCATTATGACAAGGAGCAGCTCAAGGAGGCTT CCGTGCCCCTGGGCACTGTGGTGGTCCCAGGAGATAGCGACCTCGAGCTCTGCCGCGCCCACATCGAGAGGCTCCAGCAG GAGCCTGATAGTGCTGGAGCAAGGTCCCCAACATGCCAGAAACTGTCCCCCAAGTGGTGCTTCCTGGATG CAACCACTGCCAGCCGTTTCTACAGGATCGACCGGGCCCAG GAACACCTCAACTATGTGACAGAGATCGCACAGGACGAGATTTATATCCTGGACCCTGAGCTGCTGGGGGCATCGGCTCGGCCTGAcctgcccacccccacctcccctctccccacctccccgTGCTCACCAACGCCCCG GTTGCTCCAAGGGGATGCCACACCCCCTAAAG GGGAAGAGCTGATTGAGGCTGCCAAGAGGAACGACTTCTGTAAG CTCCAGGAGCTGCACCGAGCCGGAGGTGACCTCACACACCGGGACGAGCGGAGCCGCACGCTCCTGCACCACGCTGTCAGCACTGGGAGCAAGGAGGTGGTCCGATACCTGCTGGACCATG CCCCCACAGAGATCCTAGATGCTGTGGAGGAAAA CGGGGAGACCTGTCTACACCAGGCTGCAGCCCTGGGTCAGCGCACCATCTGCCACTACATCGTGGAGGCCGGGGCCTCGCTCATGAAGACGGACCAGCAG GGTGACACTCCCCGGCAGCGGGCCGAGAAGGCTCAGGACACAGAGCTGGCAGCCTACCTGGAGAACCGGCAGCACTACCAGATGATCCAGAGGGAGGACCAGGAGACGGCTGTGTAG
- the CHRM4 gene encoding muscarinic acetylcholine receptor M4 has translation MANFTPDNGSSGNQSVRLVTSTHNRYETVEMVFIATVTGSLSLVTVVGNILVMLSIKVNRQLQTVNNYFLFSLACADLIIGAFSMNLYTVYIIKGYWPLGAVVCDLWLALDYVVSNASVMNLLIISFDRYFCVTKPLTYPARRTTKMAGLMIAAAWVLSFVLWAPAILFWQFVVGKRTVPDNQCFIQFLSNPAVTFGTAIAAFYLPVVIMTVLYIHISLASRSRVHKHQPEGPKEKKTKTLAFLKSPLMKQSVKKPPTGEATREDLRNGKLEEAPPPALPPPLRPMTEKDTSNESSSGSATQNTKERPPTELSTTEATVPATPAPSRQPRALNPASKWSKIQIVTKQTGNECVTAIEIVPATPAGMRPAANVARKFASIARNQVRKKRQMAARERKVTRTIFAILLAFILTWTPYNVMVLVNTFCQSCIPDTVWSIGYWLCYVNSTINPACYALCNATFKKTFRHLLLCQYRNIGTTR, from the coding sequence ATGGCAAACTTCACACCAGACAATGGTAGCTCAGGCAACCAGTCTGTGCGCCTGGTCACTTCAACGCATAACCGCTATGAGACGGTAGAGATGGTGTTTATTGCCACAGTGACAGGCTCGCTGAGCCTGGTGACTGTCGTAGGGAACATCTTGGTGATGCTTTCCATCAAGGTCAACAGGCAGCTGCAGACAGTCAACAACTACTTCCTATTCAGCTTGGCATGTGCTGATCTCATCATAGGCGCCTTCTCCATGAACCTCTATACCGTGTACATCATCAAGGGCTACTGGCCGCTGGGTGCTGTGGTCTGTGACCTGTGGCTGGCCCTGGACTATGTGGTGAGCAATGCCTCAGTCATGAATCTTCTCATTATCAGCTTTGACCGGTACTTCTGCGTTACCAAGCCCCTCACCTACCCAGCCCGACGCACCACCAAGATGGCAGGCCTCATGATCGCTGCTGCGTGGGTCCTGTCCTTCGTGCTCTGGGCGCCTGCCATCTTGTTCTGGCAGTTTGTGGTGGGCAAGAGGACAGTGCCTGACaaccagtgtttcattcagttccTGTCCAACCCAGCGGTGACCTTTGGTACAGCCATTGCTGCCTTCTACCTGCCCGTGGTCATCATGACGGTGCTCTACATTCACATCTCCCTGGCCAGTCGCAGCCGGGTTCACAAGCACCAGCCTGAAGGCCCCAAGGAGAAGAAGACCAAGACCTTGGCCTTCCTCAAGAGCCCTCTGATGAAGCAGAGCGTCAAGAAACCCCCCACAGGAGAAGCCACTCGAGAAGACCTGCGCAATGGGAAGCTAGAGGAGGCCCCTCCACCAGCTCTGCCACCCCCACTGCGTCCAATGACTGAGAAAGACACTTCCAATGAGTCCAGCTCAGGCAGCGCCACCCAGAACACCAAGGAACGACCACCCACAGAGTTGTCCACTACAGAGGCCACGGTACCTGCCACACCCGCCCCTTCCCGACAGCCACGTGCCCTCAACCCGGCTTCTAAATGGTCCAAGATCCAGATTGTGACGAAGCAGACAGGCAACGAGTGTGTGACAGCCATCGAGATTGTGCCTGCCACGCCAGCTGGCATGCGTCCAGCGGCCAATGTGGCCCGCAAGTTTGCCAGCATTGCCCGCAACCAGGTGCGCAAGAAGCGGCAGATGGCAGCCCGGGAGCGCAAGGTGACTCGGACCATCTTTGCCATCCTGTTGGCCTTCATCCTCACCTGGACACCCTACAACGTCATGGTCCTGGTGAACACCTTCTGCCAGAGCTGTATCCCTGACACGGTGTGGTCCATTGGCTACTGGCTCTGCTATGTCAACAGCACCATCAACCCTGCCTGCTATGCCCTCTGCAACGCCACCTTTAAAAAGACTTTCAGACACCTGCTACTATGCCAGTATCGGAACATCGGCACCACCAGGTAG